A window from Micromonospora terminaliae encodes these proteins:
- a CDS encoding alpha/beta fold hydrolase, with product MTVPVEVVFERRGAGAPLVLLHGIGHHWAAWSPVLDRLAEAHDVIAVDLPGFGRSPVPAAGLPADMPGLVAGIVELFAALGLDRPHVAGNSLGGAIALELAATGAVSSATALSPAGFCTPRELRWALTVLSLHRNAARLPEPVLRTLFANPALRTLALGMILARPNRMALAEALADARALRDAQAFRAVARAGRGYAFAGAPTVPVTVAWGTRDRILPYRQAALARTRLPAARHLDLAGCGHVPMHDDPELVASVILGTTGARAA from the coding sequence ATGACCGTTCCCGTGGAGGTGGTCTTCGAGCGGCGCGGGGCCGGCGCGCCCCTGGTGCTGCTGCACGGCATCGGCCACCACTGGGCCGCGTGGTCACCGGTGCTGGACCGGCTCGCGGAGGCCCACGACGTGATCGCCGTCGACCTGCCCGGGTTCGGCCGCTCACCGGTGCCCGCCGCCGGCCTGCCCGCCGACATGCCGGGCCTGGTGGCCGGGATCGTCGAGCTGTTCGCGGCGCTCGGGCTGGACCGCCCGCACGTGGCGGGCAACAGCCTCGGCGGCGCCATCGCCCTCGAACTGGCCGCCACCGGTGCGGTCTCCTCGGCCACCGCCCTCTCCCCCGCCGGCTTCTGCACGCCGCGGGAGCTGCGCTGGGCCCTCACCGTGCTCAGCCTGCACCGCAACGCCGCGCGGCTGCCCGAGCCGGTGCTGCGCACACTGTTCGCCAACCCGGCGCTGCGCACCCTCGCGCTGGGCATGATCCTGGCCCGGCCGAACCGGATGGCCCTGGCCGAGGCGCTTGCCGACGCCCGGGCCCTGCGCGACGCGCAGGCCTTCCGGGCGGTGGCTCGGGCCGGCCGGGGATACGCGTTCGCCGGCGCGCCGACCGTGCCGGTGACGGTCGCCTGGGGCACCCGCGACCGGATCCTGCCCTACCGGCAGGCCGCGCTGGCGCGGACCCGGCTGCCCGCCGCCCGGCACCTGGACCTGGCCGGCTGCGGGCACGTGCCGATGCACGACGACCCGGAGCTGGTCGCCTCGGTCATCCTCGGCACCACCGGCGCGCGGGCGGCCTGA